DNA sequence from the Sulfurimonas sediminis genome:
TTGAGAGTTCTGTATCCGGATATTTGTCTTGATAGTTTAAAACAATGAATTTGACATAATCTTCTATAGGTAGGATTTCTCCTTTGTCAAAAACATTGCTTTCGCTTTTTATCTCTATAACAGGGTAGGCGACTTCCTCAATTTTATCACTGCTGGCAATAATGGCTTTTTTCCCTTGTATAAGGTCACAAAAGCGTTTTTTATCACTTTTTTTGAGTGCCTGATAATCAATGATATATATAATGGAATTTTGCGGCAGGGAAGCTATCTCATTTAATGCTTTTGAATCACTTAATGATAAAAAATGTATGGGAAGATTTTTCTTTTGGGCATATTCAAAGGCGAATGCATCTGCATATTTCTGAAAATTGGATGATACAAAAAGCGGCAACTCGATTTCATCCAAATTTTGTTCATGTTTTGTATTGGAAAATGTATGTGCAAGATATTTTTCATAGGCTTCATTGCGTTTTTTAAGTTTTTCATAATCCTGATAATGGTCGATTTTTCGTACCAGTTCTTCAATCATAAAAGGTTTGAGGATATAGTCCTTTGCCCCGGCACTCAGTGGTTTTGAAACCGTGTCATTACTGATGTAGGAAACCATTAAAATGACGATAGAATTCTTAAATGTTTCTATAAGCGGATTAAAATCCTGTCCGTTAATGTTTGTTGAGAGTAAAACAACATCATAGTTGTTACTTCCGATAGCATCTCTTGTTGATGTACACATTTCACAGGTATGGCCAAGTTCGCCTAGTTTTGTTGCAATACTCTGGGCTAAATACACTTCATTTTCTATAATTAATATCTTCATGTTATCCTATTATCTTCCAGTTAAAATATTTTAAATTTGCATTGGCAATGACTCCAACACCTTCACTTCTGCCAATAAAACCAAGTTTTTCTGTGGTTGTTGCTTTGACATTGACTCTTGCTTTGTCGATTTTGAGTATCTTTGCAATAGTTTTTCTCATTGCATCTTTATAGTTTGCAATTCTTGGTTTTTGCGCGGCTATTGTAATGTCTGCATTGACAATTTCAAAACCGTAGCTATAGATTTTTGTCACGACTGTTTGTAACAGTTCTTTTGAATCTATACCTTTGTAGGTACTGTCGTTGTCCGGAAACAGCATGCCTATATCACCCATACCGGCAGCCCCTAAAAGGGCGTCTATAAGTGCGTGCAGGGCAACGTCTCCGTCACTGTGGGCTTTAAATCCGTAATCAGCGTCAATCTCTACACCGCCAAGAAACATTTTTCTTTTTTCGTCAAAAGCATGGACATCAAAACCGTTGCCGCTTAAAATGTCACTTGAGGGTGCTTCGAGGCATGGAAGCCTGTTTAAATCATGGGTAAAAGTGATTTTACAGGCATCTTCATCTCCCGCAACAAAGGTACGGGTGCCTCCGTAGGCAACAATGGCACT
Encoded proteins:
- a CDS encoding response regulator; the protein is MKILIIENEVYLAQSIATKLGELGHTCEMCTSTRDAIGSNNYDVVLLSTNINGQDFNPLIETFKNSIVILMVSYISNDTVSKPLSAGAKDYILKPFMIEELVRKIDHYQDYEKLKKRNEAYEKYLAHTFSNTKHEQNLDEIELPLFVSSNFQKYADAFAFEYAQKKNLPIHFLSLSDSKALNEIASLPQNSIIYIIDYQALKKSDKKRFCDLIQGKKAIIASSDKIEEVAYPVIEIKSESNVFDKGEILPIEDYVKFIVLNYQDKYPDTELSKKLGISRKSLWEKRKKYDIIKKK
- a CDS encoding bifunctional 2-C-methyl-D-erythritol 4-phosphate cytidylyltransferase/2-C-methyl-D-erythritol 2,4-cyclodiphosphate synthase; the encoded protein is MSDLTLVLLSAGSSSRFDTSVKKQWLRIQHKPLWQFVADRFAHSGLFSEIIVVSSEEDIAFMQNYADYSFVKGGSSRQDSLQNALLHVKSEYVLVSDIARACISEDLLQRILAQKEEADCIVPFLPVTDTIVYENTTIDRDKVKKIQTPQLSRTKILQKALQTSTEFTDESSAIVAYGGTRTFVAGDEDACKITFTHDLNRLPCLEAPSSDILSGNGFDVHAFDEKRKMFLGGVEIDADYGFKAHSDGDVALHALIDALLGAAGMGDIGMLFPDNDSTYKGIDSKELLQTVVTKIYSYGFEIVNADITIAAQKPRIANYKDAMRKTIAKILKIDKARVNVKATTTEKLGFIGRSEGVGVIANANLKYFNWKIIG